The following are encoded together in the Neofelis nebulosa isolate mNeoNeb1 chromosome 9, mNeoNeb1.pri, whole genome shotgun sequence genome:
- the BPIFB3 gene encoding BPI fold-containing family B member 3 yields the protein MMLGMWSLLLLWGLATPCQGLLETVGTLARIDKDELGKAIQNSLVGGPILQNVLGTVTSVNQGLLGSGGLLGGGGLLSYGGIFGVVEEVSGLKIEELTLPKVSLKLLPGFGVQLSLHTKVGLHGSGPLGGLLQLAAEVNVSSRVALGVSSRGTPTLVLKRCSTLLGHISLLSGLLPAPLFGVVEQTLFKVLPGLLCPMVDSVLGVVNELLGTALSLVPIGALGSVEFTLATLPLISNQYIELDINPIVKSVAGDIIDFPKPPKPIKVPPKDDHTSQVVVPLYLFNTVFGLLQANGALDIDITPELVPSNVPLTTTDLAALVPEALGKLPPGQQLLLLIRVKEAASVTLQNKKATVSIPANIRVMSYRPKGTPEALFELNAVLTLNAQLAPSATKLHLSLSLERLRVKLASSFAHAFDASHLEEWLSDVVRVAYVPKLNVDLDVGIPLPKVLNVNFATAALEIIENAVVLTVAS from the exons ATGATGTTGGGCATGTGGTCCTTGCTCCTCCTCTGGGGTCTGGCGACTCCGTGCCAGGGGCTACTTGAGACGGTGGGCACGCTGGCTCGGATTGACAAAGATGAACTTGGCAAAG CCATCCAGAACTCACTGGTTGGAGGGCCCATTCTGCAGAACGTGCTGGGCACAGTCACATCTGTGAACCAGGGCCTCCTGGGCTCTGGGGGACTGCTCGGAGGAGGAGGCCTGCTGAGCTATGGAGGGATTTTTGGCGTTGTGGAAGAGGTTTCTGG GCTGAAGATTGAGGAGCTCACACTGCCGAAGGTGTCGCTGAAGCTGCTGCCTGGGTTTGGGGTGCAGCTGAGCCTGCACACCAAGGTGGGCCTGCATGGCTCTGG GCCCCTGGGGGGCCTCCTGCAGCTGGCCGCGGAGGTGAACGTGTCGTCGCGGGTGGCTCTGGGCGTGAGCTCTCGGGGCACGCCCACGCTCGTCCTCAAGCGCTGCAGCACGCTCCTGGGCCACATCAGCCTGCTCTCGGG GCTGCTGCCCGCACCGCTCTTTGGGGTCGTGGAGCAGACCCTCTTCAAGGTGCTCCCGGGATTG CTGTGCCCCATGGTGGACAGTGTGCTGGGCGTGGTGAATGAGCTCCTGGGGACTGCGCTGA GCCTGGTGCCCATTGGGGCTCTTGGGTCCGTGGAATTTACTCTGGCCACGCTGCCTCTTATCTCTAACCAGTACATAGAGTTGGATATCAAC CCCATCGTGAAAAGCGTAGCCGGTGACATCATCGACTTCCCCAAGCCCCCGAAACCCATCAAGGTGCCCCCCAAGGATGACCACACATCTCAGGTGGTTGTGCCTCTGTACCTCTTCAACACTGTGTTTGGGCTTCTGCAGGCCAACGGTGCCCTCGACATAGACATCACCCCCGAGCTG GTTCCCAGCAACGTGCCATTGACAACGACAGACCTGGCAGCTTTGGTCCCCGAG gCCCTGGGAAAGTTGCCCCCGGGCCAGCAGCTCCTGCTCTTGATACGGGTGAAAGAGGCAGCCTCGGTCACTCTCCAGAACAAGAAGGCCACAGTGTCTATCCCAGCTAACATCCGTGTGATGTCCTACCGCCCTAAAGGGACCCCTGAAGCCCTCTTCGAGCTGAATGCG GTTTTGACTTTAAATGCCCAGCTGGCCCCCTCGGCTACCAAGCTGCACCTCTCGCTGTCTCTGGAACG GCTTCGTGTCAAGCTGGCCTCCTCCTTTGCCCACGCCTTTGAT GCATCCCATTTAGAAGAATGGCTCAGTGATGTGGTCCGGGTGGCCTACGTGCCGAAGCTCAATG TGGACCTGGATGTTGGAATTCCCCTGCCTAAGGTTCTCAATGTCAATTTTGCCACTGCAGCCCTGGAGATCATAGAG AATGCTGTTGTGCTGACCGTGGCATCCTGA